The following are encoded together in the Parabacteroides chongii genome:
- a CDS encoding RNA polymerase sigma-70 factor, which yields MLKSDEQIFEKLFREYYSHLCNYAGKYIIDSQIREDIVQTFFISIWEKRNLSVTVETFLPYAYRSIKNSCINYYKAEIVKEDFLATLTEEWKEQFSEEDDFIYQKEVQQALLKLPDKCREIFLLKCVTGLRYKEIAEVSNISINTVKYHIGEAFRIMREELKHLSFLFFLIFF from the coding sequence ATGTTAAAATCGGACGAACAGATTTTCGAAAAATTATTCCGGGAATATTATTCTCACTTGTGTAATTACGCAGGCAAATATATTATTGATTCTCAGATACGGGAAGATATTGTTCAGACATTTTTCATCTCCATTTGGGAAAAAAGGAATCTATCCGTCACCGTTGAAACATTCCTGCCGTACGCCTACCGTTCGATAAAAAACAGTTGTATCAATTATTACAAAGCTGAAATCGTTAAAGAGGACTTTTTGGCTACTCTAACAGAAGAGTGGAAAGAACAATTCAGTGAAGAAGATGATTTCATCTATCAAAAAGAAGTACAGCAGGCTTTGCTGAAACTGCCAGACAAATGCCGTGAGATATTTCTACTGAAATGCGTCACTGGTTTGCGATATAAAGAAATTGCAGAAGTTTCGAACATATCGATAAATACGGTTAAATATCATATAGGAGAAGCTTTCCGGATCATGCGCGAAGAGTTGAAACACCTGTCATTTTTATTTTTTCTGATTTTTTTCTGA
- the fsa gene encoding fructose-6-phosphate aldolase, which translates to MKFFIDTANLDQIREANDLGVLDGVTTNPSLMAKEGIKGVENQRAHYLKICEIVDGDVSAEVISTDFEGMIKEGKELAALNPHIVVKVPCIEAGIKAIKHFSDEGIRTNCTLVFSRGQALLAAKAGATYVSPFVGRLDDISSDGIELVKGIVDMFSYYAYETQVLAASIRSTQHIIQCIEAGADVATCPLSAIKGLLKHPLTDSGLATFLADYKKVNG; encoded by the coding sequence ATGAAATTTTTTATTGACACGGCGAACCTGGATCAGATTCGGGAAGCGAATGATTTGGGTGTATTGGATGGTGTGACGACCAATCCGTCCCTGATGGCTAAAGAGGGGATAAAGGGGGTAGAAAACCAGCGGGCACATTATCTGAAGATCTGCGAGATCGTGGATGGGGATGTGAGCGCTGAAGTGATATCGACCGATTTTGAAGGGATGATCAAAGAAGGCAAAGAACTTGCAGCTTTGAATCCGCATATTGTGGTGAAAGTACCTTGCATAGAAGCAGGGATCAAGGCGATCAAACATTTTTCCGACGAGGGAATCCGCACTAATTGTACATTGGTCTTTTCCCGTGGGCAGGCTCTTTTGGCTGCAAAGGCCGGAGCTACTTATGTTTCACCGTTCGTAGGACGTTTGGATGATATATCGAGTGACGGTATCGAACTGGTGAAAGGTATTGTCGACATGTTTTCATATTATGCATACGAAACTCAGGTTCTTGCTGCTTCCATCCGTAGTACACAGCATATTATCCAGTGTATCGAGGCAGGAGCCGATGTAGCAACCTGCCCGTTGTCAGCAATCAAAGGTTTGTTGAAACACCCGCTTACCGATAGCGGTCTGGCTACTTTCCTGGCTGATTATAAGAAAGTGAACGGATAA
- a CDS encoding ABC transporter permease: MKAVAFKLVLRSWWRNKAFSIISIISLAIGIACTNMLAAFVIHEYNLEADNPNRSHIYMMDQDSPLQPGERVCFTVGSIPVEIKEKYPEVIDYLRLNNIGMDYIKVDNNHFDPITIVTTDSSFPHFFLYKVVTGDLNEALTQPNKIALTEACAKKYFGSKNPIGQIITTGHNSTTTVRKEDGTIETETNETSYQIAAVLQSHDQSYLKFEALTGNGGTTNGGLCLLMTDRPIDTDKFAEQINKDGLHTFVPDGKYQFYTLQESYFRKYTQEGFTFLNSRQKTLLYVGMISAVLILLIACFNYINLNFSRLLQQVRMIHTEKLMGATKKDINQQLFLDTFLTVITAFLLSLLITHDLTPVFNSIVSGNIHTSFFFNKQAFPVIILFILLLSMIPSIYISRKISKLSASGYREFFTGNKRRRIVTALSIAQYTVSIGLIIATFTVNSQLRFTQKGGEGYRDLIEVGNWGTDNSYLPAFVHEIKKLPGVENVTLSGGPLLNMGLTTVNVKNPDGSESIYMKAQYMGGRDFLKTFKINLIEGIEPDRALVQYQTPVYITRKYADLQVPPGENPVGQLLSKYDKDNEQYGRSSDSPQPVIAGITENIFANSLEEDVFPSIIYIGQDDDKRYSFAEIKVGKDRQQTIAAIGKIWEEMNPGQHFTYQDVFKEFMQRNSRTTELAELMIMYSLISIFLTCFGLFGMALYATEQRRKEIGIRKVNGASTLKVMYLLNKQFVGWIGIAFVIAVPISWLFLNRWLENFVYHTDISVFHFLLSGIIVLFITLLTVSWHTYKAASGNPVDSLKAE; encoded by the coding sequence ATGAAAGCAGTTGCATTTAAACTCGTCCTGCGAAGCTGGTGGCGAAACAAGGCCTTCTCCATCATTTCCATCATCAGCCTGGCAATCGGCATTGCCTGTACGAATATGCTGGCTGCTTTTGTCATCCATGAATACAACCTGGAAGCGGATAATCCGAACCGCAGTCATATCTACATGATGGACCAGGACTCTCCCTTGCAACCGGGCGAACGGGTTTGTTTCACTGTCGGCAGCATTCCTGTCGAGATAAAGGAGAAATATCCGGAAGTAATCGACTATCTGCGATTGAATAATATCGGAATGGATTATATAAAGGTAGACAACAACCATTTCGACCCTATCACAATTGTGACAACAGATTCGTCTTTTCCCCATTTCTTCCTTTATAAAGTAGTAACAGGAGATTTGAACGAAGCGCTGACACAACCGAACAAGATTGCGCTGACAGAAGCCTGTGCCAAAAAATACTTTGGCAGCAAGAACCCAATCGGCCAAATAATCACCACAGGCCATAACAGCACGACCACTGTACGCAAAGAAGACGGCACCATTGAAACGGAAACCAACGAAACGAGCTATCAGATTGCAGCCGTCCTCCAATCGCACGACCAGTCTTACCTCAAATTCGAGGCATTAACCGGAAACGGAGGTACAACCAACGGCGGATTATGCCTCCTGATGACCGACCGCCCCATTGACACAGACAAGTTTGCCGAACAGATAAATAAAGACGGACTGCATACGTTTGTCCCAGATGGGAAATACCAGTTTTATACCTTACAGGAAAGCTATTTCCGAAAATACACGCAGGAGGGTTTCACATTCCTCAACAGCCGCCAGAAGACATTGCTTTATGTGGGAATGATTTCAGCCGTTTTAATCCTGCTGATCGCCTGCTTCAATTATATCAATCTCAATTTCTCCCGCCTATTGCAACAGGTGCGAATGATTCATACCGAGAAACTGATGGGTGCGACGAAAAAGGATATCAACCAACAGCTATTCCTCGATACATTCCTGACTGTTATTACGGCCTTCCTCTTATCTCTGTTGATTACGCACGACTTAACTCCGGTATTCAACTCTATCGTCTCCGGAAATATACATACCTCCTTCTTCTTCAACAAGCAGGCTTTTCCGGTTATCATCCTGTTTATCCTCCTCTTATCCATGATTCCGTCCATTTATATAAGCCGGAAGATAAGTAAGTTGTCTGCCTCCGGCTACCGTGAGTTTTTCACTGGAAATAAAAGAAGAAGGATTGTAACCGCTCTTTCCATCGCTCAATATACCGTTTCCATCGGATTGATTATTGCGACATTTACAGTAAACAGCCAGCTTCGTTTTACACAAAAAGGCGGAGAAGGTTATCGCGACTTGATAGAGGTAGGCAACTGGGGAACAGACAATTCCTACTTACCGGCATTTGTGCACGAAATCAAAAAGTTACCCGGAGTAGAAAATGTTACACTCAGCGGCGGTCCTTTACTAAATATGGGACTTACTACCGTGAATGTCAAGAATCCCGACGGCAGCGAAAGCATTTATATGAAAGCGCAGTATATGGGAGGACGTGACTTTCTGAAAACATTCAAAATCAATCTTATAGAGGGAATAGAGCCGGATAGGGCACTCGTACAATACCAAACTCCGGTTTACATTACCCGAAAATATGCAGACCTTCAGGTTCCTCCCGGAGAAAACCCGGTTGGTCAGCTACTAAGCAAATACGACAAGGATAATGAACAATATGGAAGGAGCAGTGATTCTCCCCAACCGGTTATTGCCGGCATTACCGAAAATATATTTGCCAATTCGCTTGAAGAAGATGTTTTCCCCAGCATCATTTACATTGGCCAGGACGACGACAAAAGATATTCTTTTGCAGAAATCAAGGTAGGGAAAGACCGCCAACAGACCATAGCTGCCATCGGAAAGATATGGGAAGAGATGAATCCGGGACAACACTTCACTTACCAGGATGTATTCAAGGAGTTTATGCAACGCAACAGCCGAACAACCGAACTGGCGGAATTAATGATTATGTATTCGCTGATCAGTATCTTCCTGACTTGTTTCGGCCTGTTCGGTATGGCTCTATACGCCACGGAACAACGCAGGAAAGAAATTGGCATACGGAAAGTGAACGGAGCCAGTACGCTAAAGGTCATGTATCTGTTAAACAAACAGTTTGTTGGCTGGATCGGAATAGCTTTCGTTATAGCCGTTCCTATTAGCTGGCTTTTTCTTAATCGCTGGCTGGAAAACTTTGTATATCATACCGATATATCGGTCTTCCATTTTCTATTGAGTGGGATTATCGTCCTATTCATCACGTTATTGACCGTCAGTTGGCATACCTACAAGGCTGCCTCCGGCAATCCGGTGGATTCGCTGAAAGCGGAGTAA
- a CDS encoding ABC transporter permease, translated as MKAVALKLVFRSWWRNKTFSIISIASLAIGIACTNLLTVFTIHEYGIENGNPNKERIWMLNQDSPMASGEKVQYADKSIPPMLKEKYTEVESILQMAAESPKYISIDHVKYAPIHLLSVDSSLPDFFSYKVLNGNLKEALTQPNKLALTEQTARKLFGKTNPIGKIIYFNLPDKATSTESSTNNEYAYQVAAVIADREQSFLNVEAITKLSDSFYGGPCLLLMNKAIDRKTFEAQLKKDKIPTLQGDIGNYYLQTLQESYFQTSEQQTLRFINYRQPTLLYVGLISAILILLIACFNYINLNFSRLLQQVRMIHTQKLMGASRQEINRQLFLDTFLTVIIAFFCSLLITHDLLPVFNSIVNSRLHTSFFFNWQTLPVICGFILLLSIVPAAYMGRKISGLSGAGYREFFTGNKKRKIVTSLSIVQYVISIGLIIATLAVNDQLHFIRQGGDNYKNLIEIGDWMEDGSYIRPFARELKKHPEIAQASIAGGSILNSWIQQVVLTDENGNEKYTSQINYFGESDFLDALQLKLKRGLPPDKAVEKYARPVYVNEKFVELLVAKGEDPIGKPLNSIDKDLNKSYTDTDNLPVSTIAGIVDNLYTNTLEQEVNPFTIQINNSPDNAFNYIYIRLNGNQEKALATVREVWNKVNPGQYFTYRDVYRTFLQRNEKTTELSRLLLMYSVISIFLTCFGLFGMALYATEQRTKEIGVRKVNGATSPQIMLLLNRQFITWIGSAFIIAIPITWLLLNRWLENFVYRTDISLGIYLISGLFVLFITLLTVSWHSYKAASANPVKVLRSE; from the coding sequence ATGAAAGCAGTCGCATTAAAACTTGTATTTCGCAGTTGGTGGCGGAATAAGACATTCTCCATCATTTCTATTGCCAGCCTGGCGATAGGCATTGCCTGTACGAACCTGTTAACCGTCTTTACCATTCACGAATACGGCATAGAAAACGGGAATCCCAATAAAGAACGTATCTGGATGCTTAACCAGGATTCGCCGATGGCATCCGGAGAAAAGGTACAGTATGCCGACAAATCTATCCCGCCCATGCTTAAAGAAAAGTACACGGAAGTAGAAAGCATCCTGCAAATGGCAGCAGAATCACCTAAATATATTTCTATCGATCATGTCAAGTATGCACCAATTCACCTTCTATCCGTAGATTCATCCCTACCGGATTTTTTCTCTTACAAAGTGTTGAACGGAAACCTGAAAGAGGCATTAACGCAACCGAATAAGTTAGCCCTCACGGAACAGACAGCCCGAAAACTTTTCGGGAAAACCAATCCGATCGGTAAAATCATTTATTTCAATCTTCCGGATAAAGCCACTAGTACAGAAAGCAGTACAAACAATGAATATGCTTATCAGGTGGCAGCCGTCATAGCCGATAGGGAACAGTCTTTTCTGAATGTGGAAGCTATCACTAAACTATCCGATTCTTTTTATGGTGGCCCCTGTTTGTTACTCATGAACAAAGCCATCGATAGGAAAACTTTTGAAGCCCAATTAAAGAAAGATAAAATTCCTACTTTACAAGGAGATATAGGGAACTATTATCTGCAAACTTTACAGGAAAGCTATTTCCAAACTTCAGAACAACAGACACTACGTTTCATCAATTACCGACAGCCGACATTACTCTATGTGGGGTTAATTTCTGCCATCCTGATCCTATTGATCGCCTGTTTCAATTATATCAATCTCAACTTCTCCCGCCTGCTTCAACAAGTGCGAATGATTCATACGCAAAAACTGATGGGTGCCAGCCGGCAGGAGATCAACCGGCAGCTTTTCCTGGATACGTTCCTGACAGTCATCATTGCCTTCTTTTGTTCCTTACTGATTACACATGACTTGTTGCCGGTATTTAACTCGATAGTGAACAGCCGGTTACACACTTCTTTCTTTTTTAACTGGCAGACATTACCCGTTATTTGCGGCTTTATCCTATTATTGTCCATCGTACCAGCAGCTTATATGGGACGGAAAATATCCGGATTATCCGGTGCAGGCTACCGTGAGTTTTTTACCGGAAATAAGAAAAGAAAGATCGTGACTTCTTTATCCATAGTACAATACGTTATCTCTATCGGACTTATCATCGCTACATTGGCGGTAAACGACCAGCTCCATTTTATCCGCCAGGGAGGCGATAACTACAAGAACCTGATTGAGATAGGCGACTGGATGGAAGACGGTTCGTACATACGTCCTTTTGCCCGCGAGCTGAAAAAACATCCGGAAATAGCCCAGGCATCGATTGCCGGAGGTTCTATCCTAAACAGCTGGATACAACAGGTTGTCCTTACCGATGAAAACGGCAACGAAAAATACACCTCGCAAATCAACTATTTCGGTGAATCCGATTTTCTGGATGCATTGCAACTGAAATTGAAAAGAGGACTTCCTCCCGACAAGGCGGTAGAGAAATATGCACGTCCGGTCTATGTCAACGAAAAATTTGTAGAGCTATTGGTCGCAAAAGGCGAAGACCCCATCGGTAAACCGTTAAATTCCATCGACAAAGATCTCAACAAAAGCTATACCGATACTGACAACCTGCCGGTCTCCACCATTGCCGGTATTGTCGATAATCTATACACCAATACACTCGAACAGGAAGTGAACCCGTTCACCATCCAGATCAACAACAGTCCGGACAATGCCTTCAATTATATCTACATACGCCTCAACGGAAATCAGGAAAAGGCTCTCGCCACCGTACGGGAAGTATGGAACAAGGTAAATCCGGGCCAATATTTCACCTACCGGGATGTGTACAGGACTTTCCTGCAACGGAACGAGAAAACAACCGAACTCTCCCGGCTATTGTTGATGTATTCCGTTATCAGTATCTTTCTGACTTGCTTCGGTCTGTTCGGAATGGCACTCTATGCAACCGAACAGCGCACCAAAGAGATCGGCGTACGGAAAGTGAACGGAGCGACCAGCCCGCAGATCATGCTGTTGCTCAACCGTCAGTTTATCACCTGGATAGGTTCCGCTTTCATCATTGCCATCCCTATCACCTGGTTGCTCTTGAACCGTTGGCTGGAAAATTTTGTCTACCGTACGGATATAAGTCTCGGCATCTATCTGATAAGCGGGCTTTTTGTCCTGTTCATCACACTTCTTACTGTCAGCTGGCACAGTTACAAAGCGGCCTCGGCCAATCCGGTGAAAGTATTAAGAAGTGAATAA
- a CDS encoding response regulator, giving the protein MINGKIIVVDDNEAVLKTLRVILSREFKTVVCASVPTLLPALLRDNDVDVVLLDMNFGTGKQSGGEGLFWLDRIRERPEPPEVVLITAFGDIELAVASLKKGATDFIVKPWDNDKLLSTLVAAWKVRSERKQNPSRKESEFLSEETDSVVTLLVNSLLRKYATAYAKPFPAITPDALRKLSAVILSGDLSLLQQTIERAVLLSNASLLDSDDFYLEDPSVTASHPVTLEEMEKQFISEVLADKKGNLTLCAQQLNISRQTLYNKMRKYNLSY; this is encoded by the coding sequence ATGATAAACGGTAAGATTATAGTAGTAGACGATAATGAGGCTGTGCTTAAAACGTTGCGGGTAATTCTTTCGCGTGAGTTTAAGACGGTTGTCTGTGCTTCTGTGCCGACTTTATTGCCGGCCTTGCTACGGGATAATGATGTCGATGTGGTGTTACTGGATATGAACTTCGGGACAGGAAAGCAGAGTGGAGGAGAAGGGTTGTTCTGGTTGGACCGTATTCGTGAGCGTCCTGAACCGCCTGAAGTCGTCTTGATCACTGCTTTCGGTGATATCGAACTGGCTGTCGCTTCACTGAAAAAAGGGGCGACGGATTTTATCGTGAAACCCTGGGATAATGATAAACTACTCTCCACTTTGGTTGCTGCCTGGAAAGTTCGTTCCGAGAGAAAACAAAATCCCTCTCGAAAGGAATCCGAATTTCTCTCGGAAGAAACTGATTCCGTCGTTACTTTGCTTGTCAATTCCCTTTTGCGAAAATATGCAACGGCATATGCCAAGCCTTTCCCCGCTATCACTCCCGATGCGTTGCGAAAATTATCAGCTGTCATCCTCAGTGGCGATCTGTCTCTCTTGCAGCAAACCATAGAACGAGCCGTACTTCTTTCGAATGCTTCTTTGCTGGATAGTGATGATTTCTATCTGGAAGATCCGTCTGTCACGGCTTCCCATCCGGTCACATTGGAGGAGATGGAGAAGCAGTTTATCAGTGAAGTGCTGGCTGATAAGAAAGGAAACCTCACCCTTTGCGCACAACAATTGAATATAAGCCGGCAAACACTTTACAACAAGATGAGGAAGTACAATCTATCTTATTGA
- a CDS encoding DUF4933 domain-containing protein produces MKKHLILLSLCLACINLLCCCKDNSEKKLRPVTPPKYEGKVDYSVAPISIDLEEAINKDKEPLKLSQIASEIEYYIVGDGNYTITQAIAIPDSNAFLTFNNPRLYYRKKGKPSKRYGFKALAYKWNNDMNGHNLFYDKKTSRMYCAMSGKDIETRGTDKPYHPQIVELPPLDTMLTINRYVFPETIEKKYTINLQNDKLLGFSSSGYMLSHYEASSGLPNCLLTFSLEGETLGKFKLKEPSSLPRTETDNIPFFQTSYWNEAQDKMTFMIPFCDTVYQLSDPQTVVPLYDIHFGEAGVLSDYAAETGVKDGKMWLRTLYENPKGLFMGVYQKKGPKLVNWLGWEYEYKPTLSYQAVYLKEEGKTFVLPRRGQGFVDDLNEGLTFWPDGQTDDCLYMIRTLTEMRMNVVRTGSPKQQKLLELLDNPRIQENQYVMIVVR; encoded by the coding sequence ATGAAAAAGCATCTTATCCTCCTCAGTCTCTGCCTGGCATGCATCAACCTGCTATGCTGTTGCAAAGACAACAGTGAGAAAAAACTCCGTCCGGTTACACCGCCTAAATATGAAGGGAAAGTCGACTACTCCGTTGCTCCGATCAGCATAGACCTGGAGGAAGCGATCAATAAGGATAAAGAGCCCCTGAAATTGAGTCAGATTGCTTCTGAAATCGAATATTACATTGTCGGTGACGGAAATTACACGATTACACAAGCTATTGCCATACCGGACAGTAATGCATTCCTCACGTTCAACAATCCTCGCCTTTACTACCGGAAAAAGGGAAAGCCGAGCAAACGCTACGGATTTAAAGCCCTGGCATACAAATGGAACAATGACATGAACGGACATAACCTGTTTTATGATAAGAAAACATCCCGCATGTATTGTGCAATGAGTGGTAAAGATATTGAAACCCGTGGAACCGACAAACCTTATCATCCGCAGATTGTCGAACTGCCTCCACTGGATACGATGCTGACTATCAACAGATACGTTTTTCCGGAAACGATAGAAAAGAAATATACCATCAACTTGCAGAACGACAAGCTGCTGGGCTTCTCTTCCTCCGGATATATGTTAAGCCATTATGAAGCATCGAGCGGTCTCCCAAACTGTCTGTTGACTTTCAGCCTGGAAGGGGAAACACTCGGTAAATTCAAGTTGAAGGAGCCTTCCTCCCTTCCAAGAACGGAAACAGACAATATCCCATTCTTCCAGACCTCCTACTGGAATGAAGCGCAGGACAAGATGACTTTCATGATCCCTTTTTGTGATACGGTCTATCAGTTAAGTGATCCGCAGACAGTTGTCCCGTTATACGATATTCATTTTGGAGAAGCCGGCGTTCTGTCAGACTATGCGGCAGAAACAGGTGTAAAAGACGGGAAAATGTGGTTACGCACATTATATGAAAATCCTAAAGGGTTGTTTATGGGTGTATATCAGAAAAAAGGGCCGAAGTTGGTCAACTGGCTAGGCTGGGAATATGAATATAAACCGACACTGAGCTATCAGGCTGTTTATCTGAAAGAAGAGGGTAAAACGTTTGTACTTCCGCGCAGAGGCCAAGGTTTTGTCGACGACCTGAACGAAGGACTTACTTTTTGGCCGGACGGACAAACGGACGATTGCCTCTATATGATCCGCACCTTGACGGAAATGCGCATGAATGTGGTCCGGACCGGTTCTCCCAAACAACAAAAACTACTGGAGTTACTTGATAACCCTAGAATACAGGAAAATCAGTATGTAATGATTGTCGTAAGGTAA
- a CDS encoding DUF4933 domain-containing protein, whose translation MKNISYGLFFILLILISGCKQKGEDNSSSSAEKSSHQPTGPQYTANYDRTKPTETIDVESTISTSSEVRLSEVASSIEYFQVGDDKYPVTDVVAVDGGFIALNKPKLYLYRQGKKRKRVGLKTKYSDWKDSNSPGNSLFYDKTTTKLYVQLKKLNPETGYSDKFIVELPPLDSVLARTHYLYADSLPNRYFLQNWGEIFTPEMYIRRFNYPGTGFDYGVTTFNLKNDTLCHFYAGIDSIGTIKDDNFYNFTGLYSTSYLYDNKPTFSATYCDTVYRLSDHRMITPVYNIHLGKYKASANYVINKGDKRNKAWINELRENPKGVFLKVHREGKSNKSGWLDNKDKENRDFPSEDYLMVYLKNKRQTKALPLTSQGITNDLDDGLPFWPDGQTDEYMYMIRSAKDLKQQVKLTGSPKQNTLKNFLSDLPDNQNVMIVVK comes from the coding sequence ATGAAAAACATCTCATACGGTCTATTCTTCATTTTGTTGATTCTCATCTCCGGTTGTAAACAAAAGGGTGAGGATAATAGCTCTTCGTCTGCAGAAAAGAGTTCGCATCAGCCGACCGGTCCTCAATATACAGCCAACTACGACCGGACAAAACCGACTGAGACAATAGATGTCGAATCAACGATATCGACATCTTCTGAAGTGCGATTAAGCGAAGTGGCTTCCTCTATTGAATATTTCCAGGTTGGTGACGATAAATATCCGGTAACCGATGTGGTTGCCGTCGACGGAGGTTTCATCGCACTGAACAAGCCGAAGTTGTATCTTTACCGACAAGGAAAGAAACGGAAACGGGTAGGGTTAAAGACAAAATACAGCGATTGGAAAGATTCTAATTCCCCCGGGAATAGCCTGTTTTACGACAAAACAACAACCAAGCTATACGTACAATTAAAAAAACTGAATCCGGAAACCGGGTATTCAGACAAGTTCATTGTAGAGCTACCTCCTCTGGACAGCGTGTTAGCCAGGACACATTATTTATATGCGGATTCATTACCCAACCGTTATTTCCTGCAAAACTGGGGAGAAATATTCACGCCGGAAATGTATATCCGAAGGTTCAATTATCCGGGAACCGGTTTCGATTACGGGGTAACCACATTCAATCTTAAAAATGATACTCTTTGTCATTTTTACGCGGGAATCGACTCAATCGGGACAATCAAGGATGATAACTTTTATAACTTTACAGGGCTTTACAGCACATCCTATTTATATGATAACAAGCCGACTTTTTCCGCTACCTATTGCGACACAGTCTACCGTCTGTCGGATCACCGGATGATTACTCCGGTCTATAATATCCATTTAGGGAAATACAAAGCATCAGCCAACTATGTTATCAATAAAGGAGATAAACGAAACAAAGCATGGATAAACGAACTGAGAGAGAACCCGAAAGGCGTATTCCTGAAAGTTCACCGGGAGGGTAAAAGTAATAAATCCGGCTGGCTGGATAATAAAGACAAAGAAAACCGGGATTTCCCATCCGAAGATTATCTGATGGTTTATCTGAAAAATAAACGTCAGACCAAAGCATTACCGTTGACAAGCCAGGGTATAACAAACGATTTGGACGACGGCCTGCCTTTTTGGCCCGACGGACAGACAGACGAGTACATGTACATGATCCGGTCTGCTAAAGACTTGAAACAACAGGTCAAACTGACGGGCTCCCCTAAACAGAACACATTAAAGAATTTCCTCAGTGATCTACCGGACAATCAGAACGTGATGATAGTAGTAAAATAG
- a CDS encoding 6-bladed beta-propeller, producing the protein MEKFGNLIIGSLCLLLAGSCQNSNHTSFSNGLDNSPVVGTFVQVGDDQVLSCDQKLLTDSIRLPLSFLTEKAEIIHLDNRDEALVSDSRLLISDNYILIWNKKQNPFKLFDRKGKFLTTIGAYGQGPNEYLNVYDAQLDEKNNRIYILPWQSAQILVYDLEGTPLPPIPLCLRAPKGTFHVNTQESTVAVVLLPFPGTPAVAWTQDFQGNRINFIEPGHLQAPQDYSNEVTTYNNIDGIFDVNILCIIPTREDSLYHYDFQNNRLRPCFTLNFHEDPIPWHGYVELPNHYMGDASYPVQESANNFVSSPPRYYLVDKKTGKGAFFRLYNDFLGDIEVDWPIYSFCNGYFYKNMEPANLKNMLEKALKSNRLTEEKKQELTVLAESLHENDNNIVILAKLKH; encoded by the coding sequence ATGGAGAAGTTTGGAAATCTTATTATCGGTTCACTTTGTCTGTTATTAGCCGGATCCTGTCAAAACAGTAATCACACGTCATTCAGCAACGGACTGGATAATTCGCCTGTTGTCGGTACCTTTGTACAAGTCGGAGACGATCAGGTTCTTTCATGCGATCAGAAATTATTGACAGATTCCATACGCTTACCTCTCAGTTTCCTGACAGAGAAGGCAGAAATCATTCATCTGGACAATCGTGATGAAGCATTGGTCAGCGACAGTCGTCTGCTTATTTCCGATAATTACATACTGATATGGAATAAGAAACAGAACCCGTTCAAACTCTTCGACCGGAAAGGCAAATTCCTTACTACAATCGGAGCTTACGGACAAGGTCCCAATGAATATCTGAATGTATATGATGCCCAGCTGGATGAAAAGAACAACCGTATCTACATCCTACCCTGGCAAAGTGCTCAGATATTGGTTTATGACCTGGAAGGTACCCCTTTACCTCCCATCCCTCTTTGCCTGAGAGCACCGAAAGGAACCTTTCACGTGAATACGCAGGAATCTACCGTTGCCGTTGTCTTACTCCCTTTCCCTGGAACACCGGCTGTAGCCTGGACACAGGATTTTCAGGGCAACAGAATCAATTTTATAGAGCCCGGACATCTCCAGGCACCACAGGATTACAGCAATGAAGTGACCACATACAATAATATAGACGGTATTTTCGATGTCAATATCCTTTGCATCATCCCTACACGTGAAGACAGTCTGTACCACTACGATTTCCAAAACAACCGTTTACGCCCCTGCTTCACCCTGAATTTCCATGAGGATCCTATCCCCTGGCATGGTTATGTTGAGCTTCCCAATCATTATATGGGAGATGCCTCTTACCCGGTGCAAGAATCAGCCAACAATTTTGTTTCTTCGCCTCCCAGATATTACCTTGTTGATAAAAAGACCGGAAAAGGAGCTTTCTTCCGTTTGTATAACGACTTTTTGGGTGATATAGAAGTAGACTGGCCCATCTATTCTTTCTGTAACGGTTACTTTTACAAAAACATGGAACCGGCAAATCTGAAAAACATGCTGGAAAAAGCATTAAAATCCAACCGGTTGACGGAAGAGAAGAAACAAGAGCTGACTGTATTGGCAGAATCCCTTCATGAGAACGATAATAACATTGTCATATTGGCAAAATTAAAACATTGA